CAAGTTCAGCCTGTGAGTACCAAAGCAGGTTCATACCAACTGGAAATCATGTTTGCCTATTAtatcaattgactaccaaagcagattcattcattcattcattgaacaCAACAGGTTCAGATTTACAACACTTTTACAGCCACAATTCATCTGAATTATTTTCACTTAAACATCAAAATGAGAAATGATAGCACAGATATAGCAAAACAAGCACCCACGCAAATCTTCATGGCTCCTAAGCTTTCTtcaatgtttttcattttcctcAAATATAAACCACCATCCATGCGCAAGCCTTCCACTTCTGAACTATCAATACTTGACTCTCCACTAAATATGTCTCTCCTTGTAACATTCAAATCACTAGTGTAATTTTGTCTTATTCTCCTTGTTGGATTGCACCATGAGAAAAATTCACAACTTCTTGTCGCACAAACAAAATATAGCTTTCCTTTTGAAGGTTTGTCAGATTCAACAATTTTTACCGCTGCTTTTCTCCCACATGAACAAAATAGGTATTGGTACCTTAGATCTTCAGTACTTCCACCAGCACTGCTTGAGCATGACATCTAtagtttattgaaaaaaaattaataatccaTTCAAGTCATATttcaggaaaaggaaaagactgCACCTTGATGTTAGAACTCACCTTCAGATTTCCTTCGTTCTCTATCTTGGGTTCCTTCACCAACATTCAGTGCAAAGTCAGCTACAAAGTATTTCGGAAGATGGAAAGAGATGAGGAGCACCCATCTAGGCTTTATTGGGTACGTCAAATTGGTCAGGGGTAATATGGGTATGTTTCCTACTGCTACCAGAAGAACAGGCGCGTTTTGCCCACGAATCGTTACGGTGGATGCTTTCCGTCTATTTGCCAGTTCAACCCAAACCACAGGGggtttatgtatagctttttgaACGATGGGGGGGTTATGTGGTTTTTTCGAAAACCACAGGgggctaaaatgtaatttgcccaatAATAAACCTCAGAGGAGGTATATGAATTTAATTCAAGATTTTTTAACGCATCCAAACTTGAATTGCATGCCATGTAAACAAAGAGAATTTGAAAGTTAAATCGAGCTTATATGTCAAGCATCCTAACTAGTTAGTGTAATAGCATAGATCATTAATGGTCAAGAAAACTGATGAAAgttaaacaaaaaaggaaaaaaaattaaaactgtCATAAAAGCTATTCCATCAAGCAAAAAGCAATTAAAGAAATTCTGTTAGAAATTGCTTGGCTGCTTCAAGTTGTAGACTgcttttcaaattatttgaaCACCAAAAAGCTTTAATCCCCTttttgttgaaccatttggttCTGTCTCAGGAAAATTATTCTCGTCCCTGGATGAATTCAGCATCAAACCACCACGAAAACTCTGATGATATTCAGCATCAATCATGAATATAGGCTGCACCTCATCTGATCCATTTTTGAACTCAAACAATGAGAAACTAACGACGTCTTTCGCCTGCAATCCCTTGTTCCTGACATATCTATTCCATCCTCGAGTGAAAACAAAGCTTTGGCTGCTCTTCCAATAACAGTATCGAAATTTCCACGACCTCATTGACCTGTCAAAGAAAACCAATTCAGCATCATCTTCACCAGCAATGTCCTCATCACTCTCCTCTGCATCACAAGAAAGATGAGGGAAGTACATTAATGCATATTTCTTTGGTATGACAAGTCGATTAAGATTTCCAACATCGCTAGGAGTAAGTTCCTTGTGGAACAGTTTCTTGCACACCAATCCTCCGTTGCTAGGCATTGTCGCGAAACTTTGTATAAATGATTGTGCCCTCAAATACTCAACAAACTTGACTGGATAAGAACCATCTTTGATCATATTCAGTACTGCTTGTGTACTGAATTGGCTCTGGAACTTTGGCTCTTCGCTAGTTATGTTTGTCCATGGAAAGTTTCTGTATGCGTCTCCACCTTGGAGTTTGATGGCAGCACTATCATATGCCATTGCTGCTTCGATCTCAGATTTGAAAGTTCCTAACCAAATGCGTTCATGGGCATATATCTGTGCTCCCCAGCGTCCATTTTTTTGAATGACGACTCCTTTGAATCTTGGGCTATCAACTTTATTATCTAGCTTTTGGCGCTTATTTTGGATCACGTAGCTATTACTGTTTGAATCAGAAATTTCCTGGATGGCATTTGTTGCTGCACCAGAAATCTCACTCTGCTCCTGCATGGTAAATCTGAAAGCAAAACAAGTACTCAAGAATGACCAAAAGAATTGGCACAAATGAGGACCCAACAAAGTTGGAAGAAAAACCATGAGAATTCACCAATCAAACTGATGAAATGAGCAAAAACTAGTTataaaactatcaaatacatAGTCAGGATGAAAGATGAAAAGGAAATCAAAATCCATATCACCTATATGCACAAAGCAGTATTAAGTTATAGTACCAATTTGGAGAATCACTAAATTCTGTTACAAAAGCTATGAAACCAAGCAATGGCTTCTCATGATCATGTTATAATTGAACTACAAGGATGGGGAATGAAATTTTGCACCACAAGGATGCATTTATTAAATATTCTTGAAAATCCAAGAAccaataaatatttttttgaaatggATAACTAAATATTTGATTTCCATCTAAGAGTGGAAATATTACAACTAACCAGTTCACTAACGCTTAATAG
This sequence is a window from Coffea eugenioides isolate CCC68of chromosome 7, Ceug_1.0, whole genome shotgun sequence. Protein-coding genes within it:
- the LOC113777130 gene encoding AP2/ERF and B3 domain-containing transcription factor At1g50680-like; translation: MQEQSEISGAATNAIQEISDSNSNSYVIQNKRQKLDNKVDSPRFKGVVIQKNGRWGAQIYAHERIWLGTFKSEIEAAMAYDSAAIKLQGGDAYRNFPWTNITSEEPKFQSQFSTQAVLNMIKDGSYPVKFVEYLRAQSFIQSFATMPSNGGLVCKKLFHKELTPSDVGNLNRLVIPKKYALMYFPHLSCDAEESDEDIAGEDDAELVFFDRSMRSWKFRYCYWKSSQSFVFTRGWNRYVRNKGLQAKDVVSFSLFEFKNGSDEVQPIFMIDAEYHQSFRGGLMLNSSRDENNFPETEPNGSTKRGLKLFGVQII